The Solanum dulcamara chromosome 6, daSolDulc1.2, whole genome shotgun sequence genome contains the following window.
ACGGTGTTCGTCTTCATGCTTGGTTCATAAAGCTCTTCCCTGACTGCAGAGGTCTCTCTTAAACTGCTTTTTTCTTATGTTTACTCACATTTATTGGACGAGATGGGCTTAATTTGGGTTCGATTTGTGATTTTAAACTAAATTAACCAGTTTTTCTGAAGTTACTACTAAGcttttttttgatgattttgaccTAATTGCAGTTGTATaacctttttattttatgttttacctgaaattaTGGATTTATAGACATGAGTTACTTTTTGAACGAAATAAACATGGTTGATGTGCTTTTCTGCTTTGCTTCTCAATCTTACTTGATAATTGATTCTTTGATTGTGCAAAGGAGCTATGATCTTCATGTAAAATGATTAATTCCTGGATCCAACACTCAAGAGTTACTAGTTATCTATGACTGCCAATAGTTTTGCCAAAATGTAGTGGTGGCAAACTGTTAGAATGCTGCTACTAATGCACATCCATATCTACCAGCTGAGacgacgacaacaacaacaacaacaacatgcccagtggaatcccactaagtatgcagaccttaccactatctcaggaggtagagaggctatttccgaaagaccctcggttcAAGTGCCTCAAACCCAAGTAGCAGAATAAGAAACAATATAGACAGCATAACAATTAATAGGAAAATCTACAATAAAGGAACAactaacaacaaaaaataatgataatatgtACTTGAAACACAACACAATATGCTGATCCTCCACTAATTCCCTTCCcttactaaccttctaccctaatttgtgtcctccactcctttctatctaaggtcaatTCCTCGGTAATATAGAGTTGCACCAAatcctgtctaatcacttctccccaatacttcttcggcctacctcttCGATTCCCCCCTACAACCATCCTCTCGCACCTTCTCACTGAGGCGTCAACGCACCTCCTTCGCACATGTCCAAATCATCTCAGCCTCGCTTTCCTCATCTTGTCTGCCATAGGAGCCACTCTTACCTTCTCCTgaataacctcatttctaatcttgtcactcctaaTATGAGCACAcgtccatctcaacatcctcatctctacaatatgcatcttctgaacatgagagttcttaaCTGGCCAGCATTCCATCCCATACAATAGggacggtctaaccaccactctgtaaaaattttctttaagtttgGGCGGTACCTTCTTATCGTACAGGACTCCAGATgcaagcctctatttcatccatgcCACCCCAATGCGATGTTTGACATCACTGTCGATGTTCCCACTACCCTGAATTATggacccaagatacttaaaactTTCTCTCTTGAGAATAGATTGTGTGGCAAACCTCACTTCTGCGTCTGCTTCATCTACCACACTAGTGAAATTGGCACTCCAAATACTCTGTATTGGTCCTGCTCAAgctgaaccctttggactccagagtctgtcttcaaacctccaacctagcaTTAACTTTGTCCCGCGTCTCATCAATCAATACTATGTCGTctgcaaataacatacaccaaggaacctcctcctgaatagaTCGCGTCaactcatccatcaccaaagcAAATAGAAAAGGACTAAGGACTGATCCCTGATGTAGTCCCATCTCCACTGGGAAGTGCTCCAAGTCTCCTCCCACCGTTCTCATCCGAGTCTTAGTTCCATCGTGCATGTcctttatcgccctaatataTACCATCGGGACACCCTTAGCTTCCAAACACCTCCAGAGAACATTCCTCGGGACTTTGTCATACgccttttcaaggtcaatgaacaccatatgaagATCCCTCTTCCTTTCCCTATACTTCTCCATCAATCTACGCATAAGGTGGATCTATCAGCTGAGACCTGATTGTAAATTAGTGTGTATGATAGTGGTTATTCTGTTGCCAACACAACAAAGTATGGATGTGGTGGCAGGGGTGCTAGTTAACAATCTGTCACAGGAAGATTAGAAACTAAATACAATATCGACATTCACCTTTGAACTCCAACTCAGTAGCTTATTTGTGCATTTAAAGTTACACTTAGCAACCTTACCACCTAACTGGAGCATAGAGCATGAACACCATGATGTTTCCACATTGTTTTCTACTGATATAGGAAGTGAtgctataaggatttgaaactaATTTGGATGTGTTGTTCATTTATGATTAGTTTTTGATTGCTGGTTACTGTAATTTAAGCTGAGATAGTATTTTGGTTCTGCAGGTCCAACTATCATCTTTTTTCAAGAGAATGCAGGAAGTATCCTTTTGCTATAATGTCTTCTTGAAATATATACGGACCTTGTTTCCATATTCCCTTTCTTAATCTACTTCTTGCACTCATGTTGTAGAAGTCAACCGTCTCTCATTTGGTTATCCTTTACTAGTTAATTGCAGATATTGCACACCGTCTTGAAATGGTTCGTATAATGTTACAACGTCTGCAATGCAATGTTTTTATGCTGTCCTATCGAGGGtataaatcatttcatcatatttgtCAGTTTCCTGTCTGTCCTTTGTCTTTGATATTACTggtgttttttcttttttctaataattttgTTGTAACAAAGTTACGGAGCCAGTGATGGATTCCCTTCTCAACACGGGATCACAAAGGATGCTCAGGTTTTGTTAGCTTTCCCAATTTCATAGATTTTGACCTAAACCTTATTTATGAAATTACATAAGTATGATTGTCTTTTTCAAAAGGCTGCACTGGATCATTTGGTTCAGAGGACTGATATTGACACATCAAGAATAGTAGTCTTTGGAAGGTCACTTGGAGGAGCTGTTGGATCTGTTCTTGCCAAAAACAATCCTGACAAGGTATTGTAgcaattcatttttctttttgtcatGCTGTTAGGTTAATATTGTTATAAATCCTGATTATATCTAATTGTTTAGCTTCATTTTAACTGCTTAAACTAAAGTTCAACATGGGCTCCATCATGGAAAGAGAATTCAGGGTACTTTGTTAAGTTTCTTTCAAACTTATATACTCTGTGGGTACTCTTGGCTCCACCTGATAGAAGTAAATAACTTTAAAGGCATTTTTCGGAGGTTGGTAGGAACAAAAGCTTTCAAGCGATAACTAAACAAATCTTAGTTTATCACCAGCATGAGAGGGGCAACTTGTAACAAATGccgaagaaaaaaaggaaacctATTTGTTAGAATAAAAAGAAAGCTACTTTTCTTTCCCTTTAGAGTAAAGAGCAATCTCTTTCTTTCCCTTTAGAGTAAACCACAATCTCTTGCTTTTGATAACATTGCCTTGAGTAtggtttttttatttgatattcaaGATGGATTTCCTGTTTGATGTGTGAAGTTACCAGTTTATTTTTTGAGGTTTTCCCATTTCCGATTACATATATTGATTAAGCACGTTCTTGGTCAAGCTGTGCATAGATTTGAGTCCTTGTCTATTTTGTTTTGGGGAATCTGTATGGAcctctttttttgtttcttcctGTTCTGTGTCTGTCTTTCTGGGTTTTATTCCAGACTTTTCTGTTCCAAGGTGTTTAAATTGCTGAAGGTGCTTATAATATGTACATGTTTTTTGACAATCAAATCCTAGTTTTTTTTCACTATTGTAGGTTGCTGGGCTCATTTTGGAGAATACTTTCACCTCTATCCTGGATATGGCTGGAGTTCTCTTGCCATTCTTGAAGTGGGTCATTGGGGGAAGTGGCTCAAAGGGTTTCAAACTTCTTAACTTTGTTGTTCGATCTCCATGGAATACCATTGATATCATTGGTGAGGTGAGGATGCATCTTTATAACTCTGTCCCATTTTAATTGACTTGAGTTGACTTTTTCTTCAGATTAatcttcaaattttttaatttaatcgAGTCTACTGGAAGTAGAGAAAGTTGTGAAGAGGTGACTCAAGTTTGCAAAGTTTAAATTCTTAGAGGGATAAAAATTACATTTTAGCAAATAGTTCATAATTTTTAGGATGGACTAAAACGGAACTGGGTAAATTAAACTGGATAGAGGGAGTAAATTTCATGGTTTAACTAAATAGCGGACTGTTCTAAAGTAGTAACGTGGATAAGACATTTCAGATCCTTTTTTCttgttaataatattttttttctaaaaagaacTTTATCTTGTAACGTATTCAGTTACTATGAAATGCACATGAATTGCATGTCAGTCGTATAtttataatttcataaataagaTGCTAGTGATGTAGATGTTCAGAGATCTAGTTACTGTTATTGCACGTTTTGATAACAGAAGGGTTTCTTATCGACCATAAATCCGCATATTATTATAGTGGCCTGAACCATCTTAGTTTTATTTAACTTTGTGAACTTACTCTGTCTGCTtgccttttatttatttatttattattgttgagttgcTAGAAGCTGGTCGAACTTATGTTTTATTCCCCCTTTTGAGAAGGAAGCTGGTTGAAATTATGGTTCCGccttttgttttccttgttATGTTCAAGTTAACTCAGACATCTGGCTTAAATTTTCTGATGCTTTTGAGTACAGATCAGGCAACCAATCCTCTTCCTATCTGGATTACAAGATGAGATGGTTCCACCGTTCCACATGCAAATGTTATATGCAAAGGCGGCTGCACGCAACAGACAATGCTTATTTGTGGAATTTCCTAGTGGGATGCACATGGATACCTGGTTGGCAGGTGGTGATCACTATTGGAGGACAATTCAGAAATATTTGGAAGAAACTGTCCCAGAGAAGAAGGATGATGAATCAAAGAAGGATAAGGAATTGTCCTCTAAGCAAAATGGTTAGTTGCAGATATCAAACTTCACCTGCTATTATTCTGCAATCTTTTCTTCGTTGTAGGTTTTGGGCATCTTAATTACCGTCTAAGAAAATATTTGTGAAGACAGAGATGATAAATCTTCTTGGGAGGGTAATGTTAAGTTAGAGTTCTATAGGGTGCAAGCCTCCTGTAAATACTTGGACAGTCGGCCTAAAAACAAAATTCCTCTGTCAAAGACTGGGTCAAGTATGACTGATCCCTGTGGATATTTGAAAGGGAAGTCATGTCCTGTTTTATCAGCCTAAGGAATAGACCATTTTGTATGTCTAAAATCTATTGTCTCGAAAATTAACACATAAAAGAGAATTTGAAAAGTTACATTTGAGAATATGATATCCAACAGGTATCTAATAATTTATAGAATGGTAAATGCTATTAATTCTTTGGATTTAGCTCCTCTTATAACTCCTTTCTGTAACGACAAGATTTTTAAAGTATTACCTTTCCAAATAGAAATGGCTGTGGATCATTGTTTCTCAATGTGTTGAAGTTTGTATGCTGATGAACTTACAATCTTTACAAGTTTGTATGTTGATGAACTTTAAATCTTTTCTAGGCTAATTGTGGGTTTTTGGTTTGTGATATCATTTGCAGTATCTTCAGATTTTGTTGAAGGCTGAAATCTTGAGTTTCAGGCAGTTCAGATGTGAACTTTGGATTCCGGGATTCAAATACGTTTCTTTTTGATGTTGCAGTGATGAAGAGCACTTTGTGATATCAAAGGAATGGAAGTGCATCCtttcaaatatttattcttCTGAGGATATTTTTTGGTGTCCTATTTTCAGAAGGGGAAAAGATGTGAAGGGTCTTCATTTATACTGCATCTCACTAACAATACTAGGGTGTCCAAATATAGGTCCAGCTGAGTCGTGTTGTATGAATAAGGATTCAATTGTATGCAAAACGTAAAATGGAAAAACTCTACTACAGAGTGACAGGCGGAAGACATTCTTTCGTGTGAATGGCTTACTCTTTATTTTGGTGTGATGCTTTTTCTTCCAAGGGAATTATAATTTGTGAACTTTCAGCCTATGTATTCAAACTTTACTTATTTATTACGTACTAGTTTTTGATCGGATGAACATGGGAAATTCTGTCTTACAAGTATAGTAGACTGACCCCCAGCAGAATGGAATCAAGAAAAGTCGTCTCTTTTATTCTAGTAAATCCTCCTGCGTGAATGAGGCTTGGATATACAAGAGCAAATATTGTTTAATTAGAGTGGATCTTGCTATACATCAGGATCATCAGCTTAAGCTTGTAAGGTTCTTGTGAAGACTTGTTCGTATTCAATTGTCCAATTttcaactacaacctgcataataTACCATTTTGGGAAACATCACGGCTTGTAATCTAATACGTATCCCATTTGCAAATATGTTTAGGCTTCTGTTTTGCTATAGATTTTGAAGCTtgaaaatttgaagttatgtttgAACATGTATTTTATCtgaaaataatttgaatatcatataaattgatATTTAAAGGTAAAATTTAGTAAAAGTTAGTTTGAATTTTGAAGTTTTGAGATGTACAATTGCATCTTGACTAATTGCATACTGTCTTTATGAAAAACTTATGATAGTGGACCATAACAATCCAAACAAAAATTAACAACACTAACCAAAATGCAAGTTGTTGGGAATGAGTAGAAGAGATTTTCCATTATGGAATTGCAGTGCCATTTTAAGCAAGTTAATTACTGAAATCCTCATCTCACCTCCATTGAATGAATACGTGGAGTAGCCAGCCATTATTCACATTAGCATTTCTCTTTTGCTAGTTGCTACTACCATCATCTTATCCAATATGTACCTCAATTCCCCATTTTTAACGTGATATTTGAAACCTCACGTCCACCAATGAACTTATCCCACGTCAACGAGTTGTTCATTTCCAAAATCGACTAGTATTACGAGAATACCCTTGTccatttcttttagtagtagtAAATAGTAAGAAGGTTTATATTCCTTTCGTGCTCAAAAAGttgttgaaaataaaataaattgtgtaaGAGTGATCTATTGTGGACATGGAAGGAGGCGCACAGTACAATCCTCGCACCGTAGAGGAAGTTTTTAGGGATTTTATAGGCCGGCGAG
Protein-coding sequences here:
- the LOC129893321 gene encoding alpha/beta hydrolase domain-containing protein WAV2; translation: MVSYVSLLLYGVGGIVVAGMAILVAFQEKLVYVPVLPGLTKSYPITPARLRLLYEDVWLRSSDGVRLHAWFIKLFPDCRGPTIIFFQENAGNIAHRLEMVRIMLQRLQCNVFMLSYRGYGASDGFPSQHGITKDAQAALDHLVQRTDIDTSRIVVFGRSLGGAVGSVLAKNNPDKVAGLILENTFTSILDMAGVLLPFLKWVIGGSGSKGFKLLNFVVRSPWNTIDIIGEIRQPILFLSGLQDEMVPPFHMQMLYAKAAARNRQCLFVEFPSGMHMDTWLAGGDHYWRTIQKYLEETVPEKKDDESKKDKELSSKQNVSSDFVEG